In a genomic window of Flavobacterium crassostreae:
- a CDS encoding helix-turn-helix domain-containing protein, with product METPENQPVRRRNGKQVSFEYKLSVIQQINNGQISLNYASKKYAISKSTIEYWMKKLTNYEQTNKSISKDDEIRLLKNKIEDLEGIKAFQQEVIIEFESVTGEELSKKYLPDWLANEIQKKKKKLLK from the coding sequence ATGGAAACACCCGAAAATCAGCCCGTCCGAAGAAGAAACGGAAAACAAGTAAGTTTTGAATACAAACTTTCTGTAATTCAACAAATCAACAATGGACAAATTTCTTTAAATTACGCTTCTAAAAAATACGCTATTTCTAAAAGCACAATCGAATACTGGATGAAGAAACTAACCAATTACGAGCAAACCAATAAATCTATTAGTAAAGACGATGAAATTCGTTTGCTAAAAAATAAAATCGAAGATTTAGAGGGAATTAAAGCATTTCAACAAGAGGTAATCATTGAATTTGAGTCTGTTACTGGGGAGGAACTTTCAAAAAAGTACTTGCCCGATTGGTTAGCAA